The Siniperca chuatsi isolate FFG_IHB_CAS linkage group LG9, ASM2008510v1, whole genome shotgun sequence genome includes a region encoding these proteins:
- the cd27 gene encoding uncharacterized protein cd27 isoform X3, giving the protein MQSRAPPPLPLSAEHHDRRRTLTGNASRAQTISRNCKVEFGKKATVGKRKTSRNLMQPLCYFAFTALCTLSFLSTVLSIQCNKTQYAWPVETSHLCCNMCPPGERMVRRSPHTCGIMCEACEGNRYIDTYNVEMSCTVCENCNKPNMEYESKCDTTHQAVCRCKAGFKCKDQPCTQCVPIVITTTTALKPVTLTTLWVPRKPLRVSLTDTVWFLVIIALLCAGFALIVVTKIKPFLRWIRAKHGYFLAKKPAPVPPCCQDDEVSTPVQEVCGKCDQPIDV; this is encoded by the exons ATGCAGAG cAGAGCGCCGCCGCCGTTGCCCCTCTCTGCTGAGCACCacgaccggaggcggactctaACTGGAAACGCGTCACGAGCCCAGACCATTTCAAGGAATTGTAAGGTAGAGTTTGGCAAGAAGGCAACTGTGGGCAAAAGAAAAACCTCACGAAACCTA aTGCAGCCACTCTGTTATTTTGCTTTTACTGCCCTGtgcactctctctttcctctctactGTGCTTTCCATACAGTGCAATAAGACACAATATGCCTGGCCAGTGGAAACATCCCACTTGTGCTGTAACATGTGCCCACCAG GTGAACGTATGGTTCGGCGTTCACCACACACTTGTGGTATTATGTGTGAAGCTTGCGAGGGTAACCGGTACATTGATACCTACAATGTGGAGATGAGCTGCACTGTTTGTGAAAATTGCAATAAAC caAACATGGAGTATGAGTCAAAATGTGACACCACTCATCAGGCTGTGTGCAGATGTAAAGCTGGCTTCAAATGCAAAGACCAACCCTGCACACAGTGCGTGCCAATAGTAATCACTACCACCACAG CCCTGAAACCTGTCACCCTCACCACACTCTGGGTACCCCGTAAACCACTCAGAG tctctcTTACAGATACGGTGTGGTTCCTGGTGATAATTGCCCTCCTGTGTGCAGGATTTGCACTTATTGTTGTAACAAAAATCAAACCCTTTCTGCGCTGGATCAGAGCCAAGCACG GCTACTTTTTGGCTAAAAAACCTGCACCAGTACCACCATGCTGCCAGGACGATGAAGTATCCACGCCTGTCCAGGAAGTGTGTGGAAAATGTGACCAACCTATTGATGTATGA
- the cd27 gene encoding uncharacterized protein cd27 isoform X6 yields MQSRAPPPLPLSAEHHDRRRTLTGNASRAQTISRNCKMQPLCYFAFTALCTLSFLSTVLSIQCNKTQYAWPVETSHLCCNMCPPGERMVRRSPHTCGIMCEACEGNRYIDTYNVEMSCTVCENCNKPNMEYESKCDTTHQAVCRCKAGFKCKDQPCTQCVPIVITTTTALKPVTLTTLWVPRKPLRVSLTDTVWFLVIIALLCAGFALIVVTKIKPFLRWIRAKHGYFLAKKPAPVPPCCQDDEVSTPVQEVCGKCDQPIDV; encoded by the exons ATGCAGAG cAGAGCGCCGCCGCCGTTGCCCCTCTCTGCTGAGCACCacgaccggaggcggactctaACTGGAAACGCGTCACGAGCCCAGACCATTTCAAGGAATTGTAAG aTGCAGCCACTCTGTTATTTTGCTTTTACTGCCCTGtgcactctctctttcctctctactGTGCTTTCCATACAGTGCAATAAGACACAATATGCCTGGCCAGTGGAAACATCCCACTTGTGCTGTAACATGTGCCCACCAG GTGAACGTATGGTTCGGCGTTCACCACACACTTGTGGTATTATGTGTGAAGCTTGCGAGGGTAACCGGTACATTGATACCTACAATGTGGAGATGAGCTGCACTGTTTGTGAAAATTGCAATAAAC caAACATGGAGTATGAGTCAAAATGTGACACCACTCATCAGGCTGTGTGCAGATGTAAAGCTGGCTTCAAATGCAAAGACCAACCCTGCACACAGTGCGTGCCAATAGTAATCACTACCACCACAG CCCTGAAACCTGTCACCCTCACCACACTCTGGGTACCCCGTAAACCACTCAGAG tctctcTTACAGATACGGTGTGGTTCCTGGTGATAATTGCCCTCCTGTGTGCAGGATTTGCACTTATTGTTGTAACAAAAATCAAACCCTTTCTGCGCTGGATCAGAGCCAAGCACG GCTACTTTTTGGCTAAAAAACCTGCACCAGTACCACCATGCTGCCAGGACGATGAAGTATCCACGCCTGTCCAGGAAGTGTGTGGAAAATGTGACCAACCTATTGATGTATGA
- the cd27 gene encoding tumor necrosis factor receptor superfamily member 6 isoform X10: MQSRAPPPLPLSAEHHDRRRTLTGNASRAQTISRNCKCNKTQYAWPVETSHLCCNMCPPGERMVRRSPHTCGIMCEACEGNRYIDTYNVEMSCTVCENCNKPNMEYESKCDTTHQAVCRCKAGFKCKDQPCTQCVPIVITTTTALKPVTLTTLWVPRKPLRVSLTDTVWFLVIIALLCAGFALIVVTKIKPFLRWIRAKHGYFLAKKPAPVPPCCQDDEVSTPVQEVCGKCDQPIDV; encoded by the exons ATGCAGAG cAGAGCGCCGCCGCCGTTGCCCCTCTCTGCTGAGCACCacgaccggaggcggactctaACTGGAAACGCGTCACGAGCCCAGACCATTTCAAGGAATTGTAAG TGCAATAAGACACAATATGCCTGGCCAGTGGAAACATCCCACTTGTGCTGTAACATGTGCCCACCAG GTGAACGTATGGTTCGGCGTTCACCACACACTTGTGGTATTATGTGTGAAGCTTGCGAGGGTAACCGGTACATTGATACCTACAATGTGGAGATGAGCTGCACTGTTTGTGAAAATTGCAATAAAC caAACATGGAGTATGAGTCAAAATGTGACACCACTCATCAGGCTGTGTGCAGATGTAAAGCTGGCTTCAAATGCAAAGACCAACCCTGCACACAGTGCGTGCCAATAGTAATCACTACCACCACAG CCCTGAAACCTGTCACCCTCACCACACTCTGGGTACCCCGTAAACCACTCAGAG tctctcTTACAGATACGGTGTGGTTCCTGGTGATAATTGCCCTCCTGTGTGCAGGATTTGCACTTATTGTTGTAACAAAAATCAAACCCTTTCTGCGCTGGATCAGAGCCAAGCACG GCTACTTTTTGGCTAAAAAACCTGCACCAGTACCACCATGCTGCCAGGACGATGAAGTATCCACGCCTGTCCAGGAAGTGTGTGGAAAATGTGACCAACCTATTGATGTATGA
- the cd27 gene encoding uncharacterized protein cd27 isoform X4 — MQRAPPPLPLSAEHHDRRRTLTGNASRAQTISRNCKVEFGKKATVGKRKTSRNLMQPLCYFAFTALCTLSFLSTVLSIQCNKTQYAWPVETSHLCCNMCPPGERMVRRSPHTCGIMCEACEGNRYIDTYNVEMSCTVCENCNKPNMEYESKCDTTHQAVCRCKAGFKCKDQPCTQCVPIVITTTTALKPVTLTTLWVPRKPLRVSLTDTVWFLVIIALLCAGFALIVVTKIKPFLRWIRAKHGYFLAKKPAPVPPCCQDDEVSTPVQEVCGKCDQPIDV; from the exons ATGCAGAG AGCGCCGCCGCCGTTGCCCCTCTCTGCTGAGCACCacgaccggaggcggactctaACTGGAAACGCGTCACGAGCCCAGACCATTTCAAGGAATTGTAAGGTAGAGTTTGGCAAGAAGGCAACTGTGGGCAAAAGAAAAACCTCACGAAACCTA aTGCAGCCACTCTGTTATTTTGCTTTTACTGCCCTGtgcactctctctttcctctctactGTGCTTTCCATACAGTGCAATAAGACACAATATGCCTGGCCAGTGGAAACATCCCACTTGTGCTGTAACATGTGCCCACCAG GTGAACGTATGGTTCGGCGTTCACCACACACTTGTGGTATTATGTGTGAAGCTTGCGAGGGTAACCGGTACATTGATACCTACAATGTGGAGATGAGCTGCACTGTTTGTGAAAATTGCAATAAAC caAACATGGAGTATGAGTCAAAATGTGACACCACTCATCAGGCTGTGTGCAGATGTAAAGCTGGCTTCAAATGCAAAGACCAACCCTGCACACAGTGCGTGCCAATAGTAATCACTACCACCACAG CCCTGAAACCTGTCACCCTCACCACACTCTGGGTACCCCGTAAACCACTCAGAG tctctcTTACAGATACGGTGTGGTTCCTGGTGATAATTGCCCTCCTGTGTGCAGGATTTGCACTTATTGTTGTAACAAAAATCAAACCCTTTCTGCGCTGGATCAGAGCCAAGCACG GCTACTTTTTGGCTAAAAAACCTGCACCAGTACCACCATGCTGCCAGGACGATGAAGTATCCACGCCTGTCCAGGAAGTGTGTGGAAAATGTGACCAACCTATTGATGTATGA
- the cd27 gene encoding uncharacterized protein cd27 isoform X8 has protein sequence MQRAPPPLPLSAEHHDRRRTLTGNASRAQTISRNCKMQPLCYFAFTALCTLSFLSTVLSIQCNKTQYAWPVETSHLCCNMCPPGERMVRRSPHTCGIMCEACEGNRYIDTYNVEMSCTVCENCNKPNMEYESKCDTTHQAVCRCKAGFKCKDQPCTQCVPIVITTTTALKPVTLTTLWVPRKPLRVSLTDTVWFLVIIALLCAGFALIVVTKIKPFLRWIRAKHGYFLAKKPAPVPPCCQDDEVSTPVQEVCGKCDQPIDV, from the exons ATGCAGAG AGCGCCGCCGCCGTTGCCCCTCTCTGCTGAGCACCacgaccggaggcggactctaACTGGAAACGCGTCACGAGCCCAGACCATTTCAAGGAATTGTAAG aTGCAGCCACTCTGTTATTTTGCTTTTACTGCCCTGtgcactctctctttcctctctactGTGCTTTCCATACAGTGCAATAAGACACAATATGCCTGGCCAGTGGAAACATCCCACTTGTGCTGTAACATGTGCCCACCAG GTGAACGTATGGTTCGGCGTTCACCACACACTTGTGGTATTATGTGTGAAGCTTGCGAGGGTAACCGGTACATTGATACCTACAATGTGGAGATGAGCTGCACTGTTTGTGAAAATTGCAATAAAC caAACATGGAGTATGAGTCAAAATGTGACACCACTCATCAGGCTGTGTGCAGATGTAAAGCTGGCTTCAAATGCAAAGACCAACCCTGCACACAGTGCGTGCCAATAGTAATCACTACCACCACAG CCCTGAAACCTGTCACCCTCACCACACTCTGGGTACCCCGTAAACCACTCAGAG tctctcTTACAGATACGGTGTGGTTCCTGGTGATAATTGCCCTCCTGTGTGCAGGATTTGCACTTATTGTTGTAACAAAAATCAAACCCTTTCTGCGCTGGATCAGAGCCAAGCACG GCTACTTTTTGGCTAAAAAACCTGCACCAGTACCACCATGCTGCCAGGACGATGAAGTATCCACGCCTGTCCAGGAAGTGTGTGGAAAATGTGACCAACCTATTGATGTATGA
- the cd27 gene encoding uncharacterized protein cd27 isoform X1, translating to MLQRGISLYFRAPPPLPLSAEHHDRRRTLTGNASRAQTISRNCKVEFGKKATVGKRKTSRNLMQPLCYFAFTALCTLSFLSTVLSIQCNKTQYAWPVETSHLCCNMCPPGERMVRRSPHTCGIMCEACEGNRYIDTYNVEMSCTVCENCNKPNMEYESKCDTTHQAVCRCKAGFKCKDQPCTQCVPIVITTTTALKPVTLTTLWVPRKPLRVSLTDTVWFLVIIALLCAGFALIVVTKIKPFLRWIRAKHGYFLAKKPAPVPPCCQDDEVSTPVQEVCGKCDQPIDV from the exons ATGTTACAGCGAGGAATATCTCTTTACTTCAG AGCGCCGCCGCCGTTGCCCCTCTCTGCTGAGCACCacgaccggaggcggactctaACTGGAAACGCGTCACGAGCCCAGACCATTTCAAGGAATTGTAAGGTAGAGTTTGGCAAGAAGGCAACTGTGGGCAAAAGAAAAACCTCACGAAACCTA aTGCAGCCACTCTGTTATTTTGCTTTTACTGCCCTGtgcactctctctttcctctctactGTGCTTTCCATACAGTGCAATAAGACACAATATGCCTGGCCAGTGGAAACATCCCACTTGTGCTGTAACATGTGCCCACCAG GTGAACGTATGGTTCGGCGTTCACCACACACTTGTGGTATTATGTGTGAAGCTTGCGAGGGTAACCGGTACATTGATACCTACAATGTGGAGATGAGCTGCACTGTTTGTGAAAATTGCAATAAAC caAACATGGAGTATGAGTCAAAATGTGACACCACTCATCAGGCTGTGTGCAGATGTAAAGCTGGCTTCAAATGCAAAGACCAACCCTGCACACAGTGCGTGCCAATAGTAATCACTACCACCACAG CCCTGAAACCTGTCACCCTCACCACACTCTGGGTACCCCGTAAACCACTCAGAG tctctcTTACAGATACGGTGTGGTTCCTGGTGATAATTGCCCTCCTGTGTGCAGGATTTGCACTTATTGTTGTAACAAAAATCAAACCCTTTCTGCGCTGGATCAGAGCCAAGCACG GCTACTTTTTGGCTAAAAAACCTGCACCAGTACCACCATGCTGCCAGGACGATGAAGTATCCACGCCTGTCCAGGAAGTGTGTGGAAAATGTGACCAACCTATTGATGTATGA
- the cd27 gene encoding uncharacterized protein cd27 isoform X5, with product MLQRGISLYFRAPPPLPLSAEHHDRRRTLTGNASRAQTISRNCKMQPLCYFAFTALCTLSFLSTVLSIQCNKTQYAWPVETSHLCCNMCPPGERMVRRSPHTCGIMCEACEGNRYIDTYNVEMSCTVCENCNKPNMEYESKCDTTHQAVCRCKAGFKCKDQPCTQCVPIVITTTTALKPVTLTTLWVPRKPLRVSLTDTVWFLVIIALLCAGFALIVVTKIKPFLRWIRAKHGYFLAKKPAPVPPCCQDDEVSTPVQEVCGKCDQPIDV from the exons ATGTTACAGCGAGGAATATCTCTTTACTTCAG AGCGCCGCCGCCGTTGCCCCTCTCTGCTGAGCACCacgaccggaggcggactctaACTGGAAACGCGTCACGAGCCCAGACCATTTCAAGGAATTGTAAG aTGCAGCCACTCTGTTATTTTGCTTTTACTGCCCTGtgcactctctctttcctctctactGTGCTTTCCATACAGTGCAATAAGACACAATATGCCTGGCCAGTGGAAACATCCCACTTGTGCTGTAACATGTGCCCACCAG GTGAACGTATGGTTCGGCGTTCACCACACACTTGTGGTATTATGTGTGAAGCTTGCGAGGGTAACCGGTACATTGATACCTACAATGTGGAGATGAGCTGCACTGTTTGTGAAAATTGCAATAAAC caAACATGGAGTATGAGTCAAAATGTGACACCACTCATCAGGCTGTGTGCAGATGTAAAGCTGGCTTCAAATGCAAAGACCAACCCTGCACACAGTGCGTGCCAATAGTAATCACTACCACCACAG CCCTGAAACCTGTCACCCTCACCACACTCTGGGTACCCCGTAAACCACTCAGAG tctctcTTACAGATACGGTGTGGTTCCTGGTGATAATTGCCCTCCTGTGTGCAGGATTTGCACTTATTGTTGTAACAAAAATCAAACCCTTTCTGCGCTGGATCAGAGCCAAGCACG GCTACTTTTTGGCTAAAAAACCTGCACCAGTACCACCATGCTGCCAGGACGATGAAGTATCCACGCCTGTCCAGGAAGTGTGTGGAAAATGTGACCAACCTATTGATGTATGA
- the cd27 gene encoding CD27 antigen isoform X2, producing the protein MLQRGISLYFRAPPPLPLSAEHHDRRRTLTGNASRAQTISRNCKVEFGKKATVGKRKTSRNLMQPLCYFAFTALCTLSFLSTVLSIQCNKTQYAWPVETSHLCCNMCPPGERMVRRSPHTCGIMCEACEGNRYIDTYNVEMSCTVCENCNKPNMEYESKCDTTHQAVCRCKAGFKCKDQPCTQCVPIVITTTTALKPVTLTTLWVPRKPLRDTVWFLVIIALLCAGFALIVVTKIKPFLRWIRAKHGYFLAKKPAPVPPCCQDDEVSTPVQEVCGKCDQPIDV; encoded by the exons ATGTTACAGCGAGGAATATCTCTTTACTTCAG AGCGCCGCCGCCGTTGCCCCTCTCTGCTGAGCACCacgaccggaggcggactctaACTGGAAACGCGTCACGAGCCCAGACCATTTCAAGGAATTGTAAGGTAGAGTTTGGCAAGAAGGCAACTGTGGGCAAAAGAAAAACCTCACGAAACCTA aTGCAGCCACTCTGTTATTTTGCTTTTACTGCCCTGtgcactctctctttcctctctactGTGCTTTCCATACAGTGCAATAAGACACAATATGCCTGGCCAGTGGAAACATCCCACTTGTGCTGTAACATGTGCCCACCAG GTGAACGTATGGTTCGGCGTTCACCACACACTTGTGGTATTATGTGTGAAGCTTGCGAGGGTAACCGGTACATTGATACCTACAATGTGGAGATGAGCTGCACTGTTTGTGAAAATTGCAATAAAC caAACATGGAGTATGAGTCAAAATGTGACACCACTCATCAGGCTGTGTGCAGATGTAAAGCTGGCTTCAAATGCAAAGACCAACCCTGCACACAGTGCGTGCCAATAGTAATCACTACCACCACAG CCCTGAAACCTGTCACCCTCACCACACTCTGGGTACCCCGTAAACCACTCAGAG ATACGGTGTGGTTCCTGGTGATAATTGCCCTCCTGTGTGCAGGATTTGCACTTATTGTTGTAACAAAAATCAAACCCTTTCTGCGCTGGATCAGAGCCAAGCACG GCTACTTTTTGGCTAAAAAACCTGCACCAGTACCACCATGCTGCCAGGACGATGAAGTATCCACGCCTGTCCAGGAAGTGTGTGGAAAATGTGACCAACCTATTGATGTATGA
- the cd27 gene encoding tumor necrosis factor receptor superfamily member 6 isoform X7, producing the protein MLQRGISLYFRAPPPLPLSAEHHDRRRTLTGNASRAQTISRNCKVEFGKKATVGKRKTSRNLCNKTQYAWPVETSHLCCNMCPPGERMVRRSPHTCGIMCEACEGNRYIDTYNVEMSCTVCENCNKPNMEYESKCDTTHQAVCRCKAGFKCKDQPCTQCVPIVITTTTALKPVTLTTLWVPRKPLRVSLTDTVWFLVIIALLCAGFALIVVTKIKPFLRWIRAKHGYFLAKKPAPVPPCCQDDEVSTPVQEVCGKCDQPIDV; encoded by the exons ATGTTACAGCGAGGAATATCTCTTTACTTCAG AGCGCCGCCGCCGTTGCCCCTCTCTGCTGAGCACCacgaccggaggcggactctaACTGGAAACGCGTCACGAGCCCAGACCATTTCAAGGAATTGTAAGGTAGAGTTTGGCAAGAAGGCAACTGTGGGCAAAAGAAAAACCTCACGAAACCTA TGCAATAAGACACAATATGCCTGGCCAGTGGAAACATCCCACTTGTGCTGTAACATGTGCCCACCAG GTGAACGTATGGTTCGGCGTTCACCACACACTTGTGGTATTATGTGTGAAGCTTGCGAGGGTAACCGGTACATTGATACCTACAATGTGGAGATGAGCTGCACTGTTTGTGAAAATTGCAATAAAC caAACATGGAGTATGAGTCAAAATGTGACACCACTCATCAGGCTGTGTGCAGATGTAAAGCTGGCTTCAAATGCAAAGACCAACCCTGCACACAGTGCGTGCCAATAGTAATCACTACCACCACAG CCCTGAAACCTGTCACCCTCACCACACTCTGGGTACCCCGTAAACCACTCAGAG tctctcTTACAGATACGGTGTGGTTCCTGGTGATAATTGCCCTCCTGTGTGCAGGATTTGCACTTATTGTTGTAACAAAAATCAAACCCTTTCTGCGCTGGATCAGAGCCAAGCACG GCTACTTTTTGGCTAAAAAACCTGCACCAGTACCACCATGCTGCCAGGACGATGAAGTATCCACGCCTGTCCAGGAAGTGTGTGGAAAATGTGACCAACCTATTGATGTATGA
- the cd27 gene encoding tumor necrosis factor receptor superfamily member 6 isoform X9 has translation MLQRGISLYFRAPPPLPLSAEHHDRRRTLTGNASRAQTISRNCKCNKTQYAWPVETSHLCCNMCPPGERMVRRSPHTCGIMCEACEGNRYIDTYNVEMSCTVCENCNKPNMEYESKCDTTHQAVCRCKAGFKCKDQPCTQCVPIVITTTTALKPVTLTTLWVPRKPLRVSLTDTVWFLVIIALLCAGFALIVVTKIKPFLRWIRAKHGYFLAKKPAPVPPCCQDDEVSTPVQEVCGKCDQPIDV, from the exons ATGTTACAGCGAGGAATATCTCTTTACTTCAG AGCGCCGCCGCCGTTGCCCCTCTCTGCTGAGCACCacgaccggaggcggactctaACTGGAAACGCGTCACGAGCCCAGACCATTTCAAGGAATTGTAAG TGCAATAAGACACAATATGCCTGGCCAGTGGAAACATCCCACTTGTGCTGTAACATGTGCCCACCAG GTGAACGTATGGTTCGGCGTTCACCACACACTTGTGGTATTATGTGTGAAGCTTGCGAGGGTAACCGGTACATTGATACCTACAATGTGGAGATGAGCTGCACTGTTTGTGAAAATTGCAATAAAC caAACATGGAGTATGAGTCAAAATGTGACACCACTCATCAGGCTGTGTGCAGATGTAAAGCTGGCTTCAAATGCAAAGACCAACCCTGCACACAGTGCGTGCCAATAGTAATCACTACCACCACAG CCCTGAAACCTGTCACCCTCACCACACTCTGGGTACCCCGTAAACCACTCAGAG tctctcTTACAGATACGGTGTGGTTCCTGGTGATAATTGCCCTCCTGTGTGCAGGATTTGCACTTATTGTTGTAACAAAAATCAAACCCTTTCTGCGCTGGATCAGAGCCAAGCACG GCTACTTTTTGGCTAAAAAACCTGCACCAGTACCACCATGCTGCCAGGACGATGAAGTATCCACGCCTGTCCAGGAAGTGTGTGGAAAATGTGACCAACCTATTGATGTATGA
- the cd27 gene encoding tumor necrosis factor receptor superfamily member 4 isoform X11, with protein sequence MQPLCYFAFTALCTLSFLSTVLSIQCNKTQYAWPVETSHLCCNMCPPGERMVRRSPHTCGIMCEACEGNRYIDTYNVEMSCTVCENCNKPNMEYESKCDTTHQAVCRCKAGFKCKDQPCTQCVPIVITTTTALKPVTLTTLWVPRKPLRVSLTDTVWFLVIIALLCAGFALIVVTKIKPFLRWIRAKHGYFLAKKPAPVPPCCQDDEVSTPVQEVCGKCDQPIDV encoded by the exons aTGCAGCCACTCTGTTATTTTGCTTTTACTGCCCTGtgcactctctctttcctctctactGTGCTTTCCATACAGTGCAATAAGACACAATATGCCTGGCCAGTGGAAACATCCCACTTGTGCTGTAACATGTGCCCACCAG GTGAACGTATGGTTCGGCGTTCACCACACACTTGTGGTATTATGTGTGAAGCTTGCGAGGGTAACCGGTACATTGATACCTACAATGTGGAGATGAGCTGCACTGTTTGTGAAAATTGCAATAAAC caAACATGGAGTATGAGTCAAAATGTGACACCACTCATCAGGCTGTGTGCAGATGTAAAGCTGGCTTCAAATGCAAAGACCAACCCTGCACACAGTGCGTGCCAATAGTAATCACTACCACCACAG CCCTGAAACCTGTCACCCTCACCACACTCTGGGTACCCCGTAAACCACTCAGAG tctctcTTACAGATACGGTGTGGTTCCTGGTGATAATTGCCCTCCTGTGTGCAGGATTTGCACTTATTGTTGTAACAAAAATCAAACCCTTTCTGCGCTGGATCAGAGCCAAGCACG GCTACTTTTTGGCTAAAAAACCTGCACCAGTACCACCATGCTGCCAGGACGATGAAGTATCCACGCCTGTCCAGGAAGTGTGTGGAAAATGTGACCAACCTATTGATGTATGA